DNA sequence from the Candidatus Methylomirabilota bacterium genome:
CAGCGGCCGGCCGGCTCAGGCCGGCCGGGGCGTCGTCGCGGTCGAGACGGCCTCGGCCAGCTCGTTGGAGGTGAACGGCTTGACGAGGATGCCGTCGACGCCGGCCGCCTGGGCCGCCTCGATCACCACCCGCGTGCCGTGGCCGGTGATCATCAGGACGCGCAGCTCGGGTCGGAGGGCACGGGCCCGGCGCACGA
Encoded proteins:
- a CDS encoding response regulator, with the protein product MRIFVVDDEPSILQLCRKVLTSRGHVVEGFARGQEVLSRLGVESADLLVADYKMPDLDGLELVRRARALRPELRVLMITGHGTRVVIEAAQAAGVDGILVKPFTSNELAEAVSTATTPRPA